Proteins from a genomic interval of Trichoderma breve strain T069 chromosome 2, whole genome shotgun sequence:
- a CDS encoding bZIP transcription factor domain-containing protein, translating to MVDNPEFTFKCWPDQVLTEDMCPPEAFFSAQQQHHHHHLFDTGLHHAARIHVPHNQQHEDRLGMSAPTYSSEGANSVFFQMPAQQMANVMPPSSSASTPTPHHYRQDSPTSTHSGGSHSKHRSTTRSTDGDELEACSDEAQAAIKRQRNTMAARKYRQKRLDRIADLERALSDMTGERDELKLKLARREAEVEALREVLGRK from the coding sequence ATGGTCGATAATCCGGAATTTACGTTCAAGTGTTGGCCAGACCAAGTGTTAACTGAAGACATGTGCCCTCCAGAAGCATTCTTCTCAgcgcaacaacaacaccaccatcaccatcttttcGACACAGGCCTTCATCATGCTGCCCGGATACATGTCCCACACAATCAACAGCATGAAGATAGGCTCGGCATGTCAGCCCCTACTTATTCCTCAGAAGGCGCCAACAGCGTCTTTTTCCAGATGCCGGCGCAGCAGATGGCCAATGtgatgccgccatcttcgtcagCGTCAACACCAACCCCCCACCACTACCGCCAGGATTCTCCCACCAGCACACATAGCGGAGGCTCTCACTCTAAGCATCGCAGCACAACCCGATCAACAGACGGCGATGAACTTGAAGCCTGCAGCGACGAAGCACAAGCCGCAATTAAACGGCAGCGCAATACGATGGCGGCACGCAAGTATCGCCAGAAACGCCTTGACCGGATAGCCGATTTGGAGCGGGCATTGAGTGACATGACTGGGGAGCGCGACGAACTCAAGCTTAAGCTGGCGAGGCGCGAAGCCGAAGTTGAAGCTCTAAGAGAAGTTCTGGGAAGAAAGTGA
- a CDS encoding phosphotransferase enzyme family domain-containing protein translates to MASYPAQNLGPTNILAAVAELGVGGNGAFIDGEFNGGECRIFKLSFKDQASIAVRVPHQVDDQDDIIAMVQIEVRILQMLEKKGFQWSPRCCGFSLTFDNPIKYPFIILTWVEGSPLSWDDNFPPQPLRGVLLNQIASIQLSLITCTLEDRSTSTATFFQRRMKNRSTQVREGRIPGLSEEDCINQYAAVCQVLGQDQHDTAFAVKHGDIKPNNIIVDEDYNIKCVIDWGFATFVPISKAAGLPCFLWSSDKDPAGVTPSQSLLKDIRAYITCFSSQTLPMELSMPHLNSTEDVYFRSLCLESTSSKQVHASMARAGWKLPYGEFLKDTKDHD, encoded by the exons ATGGCTTCATATCCCGCGCAAAACCTCGGACCGACAAATAttttggctgctgttgcagAGCTTGGAGTTGGCGGAAATGGTGCATTCATTGATGGAGAGTTCAACGGAGGCGAGTGTCGCATCTTCAAGCTTAGCTTCAAAGATCAAGCGAGTATCGCCGTTCGAGTGCCGCATCAAGTTGACGATCAAGACGACATAATCGCCATGGTTCAAATTGAAGTGCGCATTCTTCAGATGCTTGAAAAAAAGGGTTTCCAATGGTCCCCGAGATGTTGCGGCTTTAGCTTGACGTTCGACAACCCGATCAAATATCCGTTTATTATATTGACTTGGGTTGAGGGTTCACCCTTATCTTGGGATGATAACTTTCCACCACAGCCACTTCGAGGCGTGTTACTTAATCAAATAGCCTCGATACAGCTGTCTTTGATCACATGCACACTAGAAGATC GTTCTACTTCCACAGCAACCTTCTTCCAACGACGTATGAAGAACAGATCCACTCAGGTGCGAGAAGGCAGAATTCCTGGTCTTTCGGAAGAAGACTGCATCAATCAGTACGCTGCAGTTTGCCAAGTGCTtggccaagatcaacatGATACTGCCTTTGCCGTGAAGCACGGTGATATTAAGCCGAATAATATTATTGTCGATGAAGACTATAACATCAAATG TGTTATCGACTGGGGCTTTGCCACATTTGTACCAATCTCAAAAGCCGCAGGCCTGCCGTGTTTTCTATGGTCCAGCGACAAAGACCCGGCGGGAGTTACACCGAGCCAAAGTCTGCTAAAGGATATACGAGCATATATCACTTGTTTTTCATCACAGACTTTGCCAATGGAGTTATCAATGCCGCACTTGAATAGCACCGAAGACGTGTATTTCCGCAGCCTTTGCTTGGAGTCTACTTCGAGCAAACAGGTGCACGCTTCCATGGCGAGAGCTGGATGGAAACTGCCTTATGGCGAGTTCCTTAAAGATACTAAAGACCATGATTAA
- a CDS encoding ribosomal proteins 50S-L15, 50S-L18e, 60S-L27A domain-containing protein: MPTRTSKTRKHRGNVSHGKGRVGKHRKHPGGRGLAGGQHHHRTNMDKYHPGYFGKVGMRYFHKQQNHFWKPVINLDKLWSLVPAETREAYVSGEKKDTVPVLDLLPLGYSKLLGKGRLPEIPLVVRARWVSKLAEQKIKEAGGVVELVA; this comes from the exons ATGCCTACCCGAACTTCGAAGACCCGCAAGCA CCGCGGTAACGTCTCCCATGGAAAGGGTCGTGTAGGAAAGCACCGCAAGCATCCCGGTGGTCGTGGTCTGGCCGGTGGtcagcaccaccaccgtaCCAACATGGACAAG TACCACCCCGGTTACTTCGGTAAGGTTGGTATGCGATACTTCCACAAGCAGCAGAACCACTTCTGGAAGCCCGTCATCAACCTGGACAAG CTGTGGTCACTCGTCCCCGCCGAGACCCGTGAGGCTTACGTCTccggcgagaagaaggacaccGTCCCCGTTCTCGACCTCCTCCCCCTCGGTTACTCCAAGCTGCTCGGCAAGGGCCGCCTCCCCGAAATCCCTCTGGTTGTCCGCGCACGATGGGTCAGCAAGCTCGCTGAgcagaagatcaaggaggctggtggtgttgttgagctggtgGCGTAA
- a CDS encoding protein kinase domain-containing protein, with amino-acid sequence MATAMLRPVEETFDIHEDARTEETEVMVDEDDVDGQDATTVGEPEVEEEAEEEEEESSDEEQVESSVQADMERLQEDFPGFRDRYRLIKRIGEGTFSTVFKAEDIHYDRYDNSWDHEDDLSKWTPPPLKGRSSRSRSPRKRARFVAIKKIYVTSSPARILNELELLHDLRQCPSVCPLITAFRHTDQVVAILPYFRHGDFRAYFREMTIPDIAIYLRSLFTALKSVHEHKILHRDIKPTNFLYDPTTQHGVLVDFGLAEREGTDSKPCLCHEARETRKHRQAGSVWAQTSMNTQPGYPKSDTRPSRRANRAGTRGFRAPEVLFKCTEQTTAIDIWSAGVILLTILSKRFPFFNSADDVEAMIEIATIFGSKRMKAAGLLHGCVFETTIPTIGQQGFTMEKIILWSTCRAEDKPLTPDEKLAIRFLERCMELDPSRRITAQEALDHEFLNMGMSSQETADEDEVDMLPA; translated from the exons atggcgacggcAATGCTCCGGCCAGTGGAGGAGACTTTTGACATTCACGAAGATGCACGAACAGAAGAAACAGAGGTCATggtggacgaggatgacgtAGACGGCCAGGATGCCACAACGGTTGGCGAGCCAgaggtggaggaagaggcagaagaagaggaagaagagagctcCGACGAGGAGCAGGTCGAAAGCAGTGTCCAAGCAGACATGGAGAGGTTGCAGGAGGATTTCCCCGGATTTCGAGATCGGTATCGGCTGATCAAGCGTATCGGAGAAG GCACATTTTCCACCGTCTTCAAGGCTGAAGACATTCACTACGACCGATATGACAACAGCTGGGATCATGAAGACGACTTGTCCAAATGGACTCCTCCTCCCCTCAAGGGACGCTCGAGTCGATCACGGTCCCCACGGAAACGAGCGCGTTTTGTTGCTATCAAGAAGATCTACGTCACATCCAGTCCTGCCCGAATCCTCAACGAGCTTGAGCTGCTACACGACTTACGACAGTGTCCATCTGTCTGCCCTCTCATCACCGCGTTTCGCCATACCGACCAGGTCGTTGCCATTCTCCCTTATTTCCGACACGGCGACTTTCGAGCATACTTTAGAGAGATGACCATCCCCGACATCGCCATCTATCTTCGCTCGCTCTTCACTGCTCTCAAGAGCGTACATGAGCACAAGATACTACACCGAGATATCAAACCTACCAACTTCCTTTACGACCCGACAACTCAACACGGCGTGCTCGTGGACTTTGGCTTGGCTGAACGAGAAGGCACCGATAGCAAGCCATGTCTTTGCCATGAAGCACGAGAAACGCGGAAGCATCGCCAGGCCGGCTCTGTCTGGGCGCAAACTTCAATGAATACCCAGCCGGGCTACCCTAAATCAGACACACGCCCCTCCCGTCGTGCCAATCGTGCAGGAACTCGAGGATTCCGTGCCCCAGAAGTACTCTTCAAGTGCACAGAACAAACCACGGCCATTGACATCTGGTCGGCTGGTGTCATCCTTCTCACCATACTGTCAAAGCGatttcccttcttcaactcggCCGATGACGTCGAGGCAATGATTGAGATTGCAACGATATTCGGGTCCAAGCGAATGAAGGCGGCCGGACTACTGCACGGCTGCGTCTTTGAAACGACGATACCCACAATTGGCCAACAGGGCTTCACTATGGAGAAGATTATCCTGTGGAGCACGTGCAGGGCAGAGGACAAACCACTGACTCCcgatgagaagctggccattcGATTCCTGGAACGGTGCATGGAGTTGGACCCGAGCCGACGCATCACGGCGCAAGAGGCTCTGGATCATGAATTTTTGAATATGGGCATGTCGTCCCAAGAAACGgccgacgaagacgaggttgaCATGCTACCGGCATGA
- a CDS encoding non-SMC mitotic condensation complex subunit 1, n-term domain-containing protein has translation MGTINFDINDALKHYMSDPATIPTPEADAALFDCENDPEALTNQVINPVLNPIIDAVADNPDAILRAVNIDSLQFLLKYTPYIPAHILSKVFDLVMSGLSAEADVVHNDIESPEEQESVAHHKQLLELYGFLIQWTIAAVETKAAEKSSAAPAARGRGKPKKASQRDDAWDSASQLQVALEIMCKTLKLKLSKIFMTTSERDTFIGLLTRPVYMILENEQRVKTTTIRMHCFKVLCIAVKHHGHGYAAQVNIIQNLTYFEHLSEPMAEFLHILAETYDYPQLTDEVLREISNKEFNANDTRGPKSVSAFIAKLSELAPRLVIKQMTMLAKQLDSESYTLRCSLIEVCGNMIAYLSRQDERSDNHKSQLNAFFDVLEERFLDINPYARCRTLQVYGRLCELEQKFPKRRQKAAELACRSLEDKSSNVRRNAIKLLGTLIKTHPFTVMHGAQLSRKEWQARYDKVEEELNALKPPPDIAGLADATVDNSLLDEATQVASPEKPREMTDQEKFEAVQKAREEAATSEAIEKLTLTKRYYNEAIKFIDVLHNATGIICQLLGSRNKSEVIEAIDYFEIGDAYNIEQNKVGIRRMLRLIWTKGNSDEGKGVQTHLIECYKRLFFEAPDSFSPNDAANYIARNMISLTFGATPAELTSLEQLLATMMKSGAIHEIVVAKLWQVYGVQKREISKTQRRGAIIVLGMLATAIPEIAVGEIETMLRTGLGAHGRNDLQLAKYTCIALRRINPTGRQAKESNSKFARLPNDHAVCSRLAAITDIPSDTKEWYGVAEQAINAIYALSKHPDILCSSIIRRKAKGVFSRPSSRPTSRDENMTPPDMVDLTSENPLLFIVGHVAIKQIVHLELCELDFKRRKQEKEKEKPAKADKDKEDADELDLIGGTTEDDFTEAMAHIRERELLYGPTSLLATFGPLVSEICANNTTYADKGLQAAATLCLAKLMCVSSEYCETNLPLLITIMERSPDATVRSNAVIALGDMAVCFNHLIDENTDFLYRRLADTDVSVKRTCLMTLTFLILAGQVKVKGQLGEMAKCMEDEDRRIADLAKILLSAGNMEEESFKRIIRFLLGFVEKDKHAKQLSEKLAARLARCETERQWNDVAFALGLLQHKNEEITKLVSEGFKVVQAAA, from the exons ATGGGGACCATCAACTTCGATATCAACGATGCGCTCAAGCACTACATGTCAGATCCTGCCACGATTCCTACGCCGGAAGCAGATGCCGCTCTATTCGATTGCGAGAATGACCCGGAGGCGCTCACCAACCAGGTGATCAATCCTGTGTTGAATCCCATCATCGACGCGGTTGCCGATAACCCAGACGCCATCCTGCGGGCTGTCAACATCGATTCATTACAATTTCTGCTCAA ATATACCCCCTATATACCAGCTCACATCCTAAGCAAGGTGTTCGACTTGGTAATGAGTGGACTGAGTGCAGAGGCCGATGTGGTACACAACGACATCGAATCGCCGGAAGAGCAAGAATCCGTGGCGCATCACAAGCAACTACTGGAACTATACGGATTTCTTATTCAGTGGACCATTGCCGCCGTGGAAACCAAAGCAGCCGAAAAGTCATCTGCAGCGCCAGCCGCGAGAGGGCGAGGGAAGCCGAAGAAGGCATCACAAAGAGATGACGCATGGGATTCAGCATCACAGCTGCAAGTCGCACTGGAGATTATGTGCAAAACCCTCAAATTGAAATTGTCCAAAATCTTCATGACAACGAGCGAAAGGGACACCTTCATCGGTCTGCTCACCCGACCGGTCTATATGATTCTAGAAAATGAGCAACGTGTCAAGACGACAACCATCAGGATGCACTGCTTCAAAGTGTTGTGCATAGCGGTCAAGCATCACGGCCATGGCTATG CCGCGCaagtcaacatcatccagaaCTTGACGTACTTTGAGCATTTGTCCGAACCGATGGCAGAGTTCCTCCACATTCTGGCCGAAACTTACGACTATCCACAGCTAACCGACGAAGTCTTGCGCGAGATAAGTAACAAGGAATTCAACGCCAACGATACCAGAGGACCAAAGTCAGTCTCTGCATTCATCGCCAAGTTATCGGAGCTTGCTCCAAGGCTGGTGATTAAGCAGATGACAATGCTGGCTAAGCAGCTAGATAGCGAG TCATATACTCTGCGATGCTCTTTGATCGAAGTGTGCGGTAACATGATTGCCTACCTGAGCAGGCAAGACGAGCGAAGCGATAACCACAAGTCCCAGCTTAATGCCTTCTTTGACGTCCTTGAGGAGCGCTTCCTTGACATTAACCCATACGCAAGATGCCGTACCCTCCAGGTATATGGGAGGCTTTGCGAGCTTGAGCAAAAGTTTCCCAAGCGGCGACAAAAGGCTGCCGAGCTTGCCTGCAGAAGTCTTGAAGACAAGAGCAGCAATGTGAGGCGCAACGCGATCAAGCTCCTGGGAACCCTTATCAAGACTCACCCATTCACTGTCATGCACGGCGCTCAACTCTCGCGAAAGGAATGGCAAGCTCGTTACGAcaaggttgaagaggagctcAATGCACTGAAGCCTCCTCCCGACATTGCCGGCTTGGCGGATGCTACAGTCGACAACAGCCTTCTCGATGAGGCTACTCAAGTAGCTTCGCCAGAAAAGCCCCGGGAAATGACGGATCAGGAGAAGTTTGAGGCGGTCCAAAAGGcacgagaagaagcggctaCGAGTGAGGCGATTGAAAAGCTCACTCTCACCAAACGATATTACAACGAGGCCATCAAATTCATTGACGTCTTGCACAATGCAACTGGGATCATctgccagcttcttggatCTCGAAACAAGAGCGAGGTCATCGAAGCCATTGATTATTTCGAAATCGGCGACGCCTACAACATTGAACAGAACAAAGTCGGTATTCGCCGTATGCTACGATTGATCTGGACCAAGGGCAACAGCGACGAGGGCAAAGGCGTGCAAACTCATCTCATCGAGTGCTACAAGAGACTGTTCTTTGAAGCGCCAGACTCGTTCAGCCCGAACGATGCGGCCAACTACATTGCGCGCAACATGATCAGCTTGACGTTTGGGGCTACCCCTGCTGAACTTACTTCACTAgagcagctgcttgccaCCATGATGAAGAGTGGTGCGATTCACGAAATCGTTGTCGCCAAGCTGTGGCAGGTGTATGGCGTCCAGAAACGAGAAATCTCCAAGACTCAGAGACGAGGTGCCATCATCGTGCTGGGTATGCTTGCAACCGCTATCCCTGAGATAGCCGTTGGTGAGATCGAGACTATGCTGCGGACTGGTCTGGGAGCCCATGGGCGGAACGATTTGCAGTTGGCAAAGTATACCTGCATTGCTCTAAGACGAATCAACCCCACGGGAAGGCAGGCCAAGGAATCAAACTCCAAGTTTGCGCGACTTCCAAATGACCATGCGGTCTGCTCAAGGCTAGCAGCCATAACCGACATACCTTCGGACACCAAGGAATGGTATGGCGTTGCGGAACAGGCCATCAACGCAATATACGCTCTCTCGAAGCATCCTGATATTCTTTGCTCATCTATCATCCGGCGAAAGGCCAAGGGCGTTTTTAGCCGTCCTAGTTCAAGACCAACGTCGCGGGATGAGAACATGACACCACCTGACATGGTGGACCTGACCTCTGAGAACCCT ctcctcttcattgTCGGCCACGTGGCTATCAAACAAATCGTACATCTCGAGCTCTGCGAATTGGATTTCAAGCGCAGAaagcaggagaaggaaaaggagaagccgGCAAAGGCGGACAAAGACAAGGAGGACGCAGACGAGCTGGATCTCATCGGCGGCACCACTGAGGATGATTTCACAGAGGCCATGGCGCACATCCGGGAGCGCGAGCTTCTGTACGGGCCGACTTCGCTGCTTGCAACGTTTGGGCCCCTTGTGTCGGAGATTTGTGCAAACAACACCACATATGCAGACAAGGGGCTACAGGCGGCAGCAACGTTGTGCCTTGCAAAGCTCATGTGCGTGTCGTCTGAGTACTGCGAGACAAATCTTCCCCTTCTCATCACAATCATGGAGCGGTCCCCCGATGCTACGGTCCGATCAAATGCCGTCATTGCACTGGGCGACATGGCCGTTTGTTTCAACCATCTGATAGACGAAAACACAGACTTTTTGTATAGACGACTTGCAGATACGGACGTGTCAGTGAAGCGGACCTGCTTAATGACGCTGACATTCTTGATTTTGGCCGGTcaggtcaaggtcaaggggCAGCTGGGCGAGATGGCCAAATgcatggaggatgaggacaGGCGAATTGCCGACCTCGCAAAAAT TTTGCTTAGCGCCGGTAatatggaggaggagagcttCAAGCGTATCATCCGCTTCCTCCTTGGATTTGTTGAAAAG GACAAACACGCCAAGCAGCTGTCGGAAAAGCTCGCTGCCAGACTTGCCCGCTGCGAGACGGAGCGGCAATGGAACGACGTCGCGTTTGCCTTGGGCTTGCTGCAACACAAGAACGAGGAGATTACAAAATTGGTTTCGGAGGGTTTCAAGGTGGTGCAAGCTGCCGCTTGA